From a single Apium graveolens cultivar Ventura chromosome 2, ASM990537v1, whole genome shotgun sequence genomic region:
- the LOC141707201 gene encoding uncharacterized protein LOC141707201, whose product MSPDPNTFETILPSRFITFTYPNPTLPHTLLRLAVLDSPLTQPTTDSPQLAAMFVPTHRESDWIFSTHSGHLQLLLNFPQFSRLILIGNLPISQNLLNSFTRPECEMGHAHMVNLEQKLTPLLFALSPKSCFEKGLPKVVFLRYEDDLISSVVVEVCVGGLVGEMVVEDVELSGFEGREFRRRLRFKRMPNLVQTQVRIFPKTGTGFVGLEGVDFCLDFGVLVHPYLVPMVAGVSLIGGYLDERIRCGFRPKALCLGVGGGALLGFLSRHLGFEVVGVEADEVVLRVAREYFGLDDCDGLVRVCLGDAIEFLEKFASDDKFDVVMVDLDSSDANMGLSAPPLEFVKKDVLLAARLVLSDHGILVINVILPAISSFYETLIVSLKNDFDELYEVDVRNGENFVLIATTSTVKISSIGTTDMFLSKLKQSISGEYIDSIRKL is encoded by the coding sequence ATGTCTCCAGACCCAAACACATTCGAAACAATCCTCCCATCTCGTTTCATCACATTCACCTATCCAAATCCCACTCTGCCTCACACCCTCCTCCGACTCGCCGTTCTTGACTCGCCCCTCACGCAACCCACCACCGATTCCCCTCAACTCGCCGCCATGTTTGTGCCAACTCACCGTGAATCAGACTGGATCTTCTCAACTCACTCCGGCCATCTCCAGCTCCTCCTCAATTTCCCCCAATTTTCCCGCCTTATTCTCATAGGTAATTTGCCCATTTCTCAAAACTTGTTAAATTCATTTACCCGACCCGAATGCGAAATGGGTCATGCCCATATGGTGAATCTTGAACAAAAGTTGACTCCTTTATTGTTTGCCTTGTCACCCAAGTCATGTTTTGAAAAGGGTTTGCCTAAAGTTGTGTTTTTGAGGTATGAGGATGATTTGATTAGTAGTGTTGTTGTTGAGGTTTGTGTTGGTGGTTTGGTTGGTGAAATGGTGGTTGAAGATGTTGAATTGAGTGGGTTTGAGGGTAGAGAGTTTAGGAGGAGGTTGAGGTTTAAGAGAATGCCTAATTTGGTACAGACCCAAGTTCGAATTTTTCCGAAAACTGGGACTGGTTTTGTGGGTCTTGAGGGTGTTGATTTTTGTCTTGATTTCGGGGTTTTGGTGCATCCTTATTTGGTTCCTATGGTGGCAGGTGTTTCGTTGATTGGTGGGTATTTGGACGAGAGGATTCGATGTGGGTTTAGGCCGAAAGCTTTGTGTTTGGGTGTTGGTGGTGGGGCTTTACTTGGGTTTTTGAGTAGGCATTTAGGATTTGAGGTTGTTGGTGTGGAGGCTGATGAGGTTGTTTTGAGAGTTGCGCGAGAGTATTTTGGTTTGGATGATTGTGATGGGCTGGTTCGGGTTTGTTTGGGAGATGCAATAGAATTCTTGGAGAAATTTGCTAGTGATGATAAATTTGATGTTGTTATGGTTGATCTGGATTCGAGTGACGCTAATATGGGTCTTAGTGCACCGCCATTAGAGTTTGTAAAGAAGGATGTTCTTTTAGCGGCTAGATTGGTTCTTTCAGATCATGGTATACTTGTAATCAATGTGATTCTTCCTGCCATTTCCTCATTTTATGAGACATTGATAGTGAGTTTGAAAAATGATTTTGACGAATTATATGAAGTAGATGTTAGAAATGGAGAGAATTTTGTTCTTATTGCTACCACATCAACAGTTAAAATTTCTTCTATTGGTACCACGGATATGTTTCTGTCAAAGTTGAAACAGTCTATATCAGGAGAATATATCGATTCCATTAGAAAACTTTAG